The following coding sequences lie in one Haematobia irritans isolate KBUSLIRL chromosome 3, ASM5000362v1, whole genome shotgun sequence genomic window:
- the zuc gene encoding mitochondrial cardiolipin hydrolase zuc produces MLESRVLRYCIYIIGGVVVSEVVYHSYYAIKYLVNKLLASKEICEVIWTNELTQSCVSQHRRFTTNPGSRSASSSPTMSELNRIVKLPLPMKKSQLDCSNPYCAAYNVGRLLEYIDSAKYSMDLAMYTFTSYELSQAFTRALKRGVLIRIISDHEMAYSSGSQIIPLTKSGVPVRCNSNTMFMHHKFCIIDAPQRNDAIFKKRNKSMKRCYTRGLVLTGSLNWTMQGFGGNWENILITSNEEYVRNYSNEFERMWNVFSLDMKPSSSKN; encoded by the exons atgttggAATCTCGTGTTTTGCGTTATTGCATTTATATTATCGGCGGTGTTGTTGTGTCGGAGGTTGTCTACCATTCCTATTATGCTATCAAATATCTTGTTAATAAATTATTAGCATCTAAAGAAATCTGTGAGGTCATTTGGACAAATGAACTGACACAATCATGTGTTAGTCAACATCGGCGATTTACCACAAATCCGGGTTCTCGTTCAGCCTCCTCTTCGCCTACAATGTCGGAATTGAATCGAATTGTGAAATTACCGTTACCAATGAAGAAATCCCAATTGGATTGTTCTAATCCCTACTGTGCAGCCTATAATGTGGGGCGTTTATTGGAATATATAGActctgcaaaatattccatggaTTTGGCCATGTATACCTTTACATCCTACGAGTTGTCACAAGCATTCACTCGGGCATTGAAACGTGGTGTTTTAATACGCATTATAAGTGATCATGAAATGGCCTACTCTAGTGGATCACAGATTATACCTTTAACGAAATCAG gtGTACCTGTGCGCTGTAATAGCAATACCATGTTTATGCATCATAAATTCTGTATTATAGATGCGCCCCAAAGAAACGATGCAATTTTCAAGAAACGAAATAAATCCATGAAGAGATGTTACACAAGAGGATTAGTGTTGACTGGATCACTCAATTGGACCATGCAAGGTTTTGGCGGTAATTgggaaaatatattaataacatCCAATGAGGAATATGTCCGTAACTATTCCAACGAATTTGAACGTATGTGGAATGTATTCAGTTTGGACATGAAACCCTCATCATCAAAGAATTAA
- the LOC142229562 gene encoding epimerase family protein SDR39U1, translated as MNRHALIGGGTGFVGTRLVQHLTSKGYEVTVISRMPGLKRITWHQLEKEGIPKGVTSVVNLAGQNVLDPSRRWTAGFKQNVWNSRVNSAASLVKAIEKSAGIEAFVNISGVSHYPANETKIYNENDKVEGFDFMSRLCLEWEKAATLTDNSKTRGIKLRTGVVVGREGGMIQSIWLPFNLGLGGPMGTGKQILPWIHLEDLCCLIQHCLESKNCQGVLNAVAPDIVTNGEFSKTFATALHRPCLFAVPEFVVDLIFGKDRSALLLSGAKIEPKRTLETGFNFKYPTAQAACQEVVKKK; from the exons ATGAATAGGCATGCATTAATAG GAGGTGGAACTGGTTTTGTTGGAACTCGATTAGTCCAACATCTCACAAGCAAAGGATATGAAGTCACG GTGATATCACGAATGCCTGGCCTTAAACGCATAACATGGCATCAGTTGGAAAAAGAGGGTATACCTAAAGGCGTGACATCTGTCGTTAATCTGGCTGGCCAAAATGTTTTAGATCCATCGCGAAGATGGACTGCTGGCTTCAAACAAAATGTCTGGAATTCGCGTGTAAACTCGGCTGCGTCTTTGGTAAAGGCTATCGAAAAATCAGCTGGTATTGAAGCTTTCGTCAATATCTCTGGTGTTTCACACTACCCTGCCAATGAAACGAAGATTTATAACGAAAATGATAAAGTTGAAGGTTTCGACTTCATGTCTCGCCTATGTTTGGAATGGGAAAAAGCTGCCACTCTAACGGATAACTCAAAGACCAGAGGC ATAAAATTAAGAACAGGTGTTGTTGTTGGTCGCGAAGGTGGTATGATTCAGTCCATTTGGCTGCCATTTAATTTGGGCTTAGGAGGCCCTATGGGCACGGGTAAACAAATATTGCCATGGATTCACTTGGAGGATCTGTGTTGTCTTATCCAGCACTGTCTGGAATCTAAAAATTGCCAAGGTGTTTTGAATGCCGTCGCTCCTGATATAGTTACCAATGGCGAATTCTCCAAA ACATTTGCTACAGCTCTTCACCGCCCTTGCCTTTTTGCTGTACCAGAGTTCGTAGTGGATTTAATATTCGGAAAAGATCGTTCAGCCTTGCTGTTGAGTGGTGCGAAAATAGAGCCAAAACGCACACTTGAAACTggattcaattttaaatatccaACTGCCCAAGCTGCATGTCAAGAAGTGGTTAAAAAGAAATAA